The window AAGCGTAACAACAACCGCAAATATCATTACAAACTGAATGCGGGTTCTGTAAAGTACCTTATCAAAATTGATCCTGAATTTCCAGCGGATTTTATCATCCTTAATACTCAAAATCCTAACGCGTACCCACACGCCCCGGGCTATAATAATAATAGCACTAAATACCAACAGCGCCATAAAAAAGAAAGTTATAGAGGCAACACCGTTATAGAGCGGGTTTGTTTCTTTACTTACTACGATGATATTGCGTTTGTTGGGTTTATAAATCAGGTGGTCGTATTTTGTAAAAGTATTGTACCATTCGGGATTGTTGAACCGGGTGGTTTTTGTAATATAACTTTTCAATACCCCTTTAAAATCCGGATTATTAAGGGTGTAAACATAACTTCCCCGTTGGCTTTGCAAGCGATTATCATAGTAATACGCATACGAGTAATCTTTAAATTCATCTTCGGATTGTAACGACCCTTCGATCAACAGATCAGGGAAAGCCCCAAGCACCTGAACTGGTTTTGATGTAAATTCAATGGCCAATGTTCCTAATTGCTTATTCCCGTTTTTTATGGGCAGTATCGCGAAATAACTCTGGCGTCCAAACGATGCCGTGCCCCGGTAAAAATAAGATGTTGGTACAACCTTATATGAATTATATACAACCTGGTCTTTAAATCCTGTTATCGGGATGTCGTCGTTAGCCAGGGGTTGGTCACTGGCATCATACTCGTGTATTTTTATAACATATTTTGACAGGTATCCATCAAAGTACAGTTTCTGAAATCGGGTTAACAGGTACTCGTTGTTATGTATGTTTTCCTTAAAGTAGCGTACAATAGTTGTGTCAACAAGAATCCGCTTCTCAATCTTTATAAATGCGTTTTCGGCATAATGGTCAATTGGGTCGCCTAACCGTTGCAGCAACTTTTTGCGTACAGCTTCCTCTTTAATGCCTTCAAAATGGTTTAACTTAATAGCCGAAATTAACGAACAGATTAAAAGAACGCCCAAAAAAGCGCTTGTTGTAAGCTTACCGCCCTGGTAAATAAATCCAAATGCCCTCATCACAACCAACAGCATCCACAACAAATAAAACAAACTAAAATCGTAATGATGTGCAAAAACAACTGTACTAATAACAACGCCTACTACCAGCAATAGTAATTGGTGCAATTTGGGTACATCCAGTTTGAGGCATATAAAAAGGACCACCTCATCAACCAGATAAAAAATTAGAAAACTAAAGCACAACATTAAAACACCCAGAATACTGAATGATGACAAACCAAGCACATTGTTCACGTTAAAGTTGATGCCTGCATGAATGACCAGGTCATAAAATAGCCTTAACAGCGATGTGGACAAGCCAATGAGCAAAAGAATGCAGCCTGCTACGATGAAATAGCCTATTGAGTTTTTGTAAACCGCTGTAAACAATCTTCGCCGTTGCAGGTAAATAAATGCAACAAACCAAAAAACACAAAGCAGGTTTATACACAGGTCGCCAAAAGACGGATACAAAACTCCGGAATGGAAAATGGCGGGGTCGAACAATTTAAGCATCCCCCGAAAATCGGGCAGGTGATAATATAAATTAACGATGCGAAACAGAATTATGTACAAGCCCAGGAAAACCACCGATAACCAGGCATAGCCCTTTGCCGCCATATGGCAGCAAATATTATGAATTAATATACAAAGCGTTATGATGGTTAAAATCCAAAAAACAGCTTGATAATATATAAATGCGTAGTTGACGCTGCTGGCTTTTTGTTTAACAGAGAAAAGATAATCGTTGTTGATGCTGTGTACATCGTAAGCATTTTTATCGCCCAGGTCGGTAAGCTCAATATTGTCTGTCGTTATTAAATCTTTAGCAAAAGTGTTTTGAAGATACTGGTTAGTAAAGCTGTAATTTATTTTTACCGGGATGAAAAATATTACAGAAAAAGCCCCTTCAGTTTTCCTAATCGCCTCATAATATCCATTGGGCTGCCTGATAAAGGAATTGCCCTCGTGGATATTGCCTATGCTATCAGGCAAAACTTTAATGCCGCTCCAAAAACTTAAATGGTTATTGTACGCTGTTATAAACCAGGTGTTCCTTTTGGTTGTAAACTCCTCTATCCTGTTAATGGCCTCCTGGTCGTTATCGGCCAGGGTTTTAAATTTGTTAACCTGTTCTTTATCTTTTAGCAGCTTACCAATGTAAGCTTCCTTTTTGTGTAAGTTAGCCTCAAGAGCCAGCGCTGATTGGTCGAGGTTATTTACCGGCGTATATGTTTTTTGGATAAAAATAGCCGTAAACAACAACCCTATACCAATAAGGGTTAGCAGCACACGTATTTTTCCCGGGGTTGTCAAATTACTATCAGGTATTACTGGTTTAAAAACGAAAGGCACTATTAAATAGTGCCTTTTTAAAATATTATTGAGGTATAACCGCGCTTTGTGTAACTATTGCCCTGTCAACTTTTTTAACAAGCCCCTGCAATACATTGCCCGGCCCAACCTCGGTAAATGAGGTGGCACCATCCTCTAACATATGCTTCACCGTTTGTGTCCACCTTACGGCACCTGTAAGCTGTGCTATTAAATTTTGTTTTATAACAGCAGGATCGGTATAAGGTTTGGCATCAATGTTTTGATAAATGGGGCAAACCGGGGCTTTAATTTCGGTGGCAACAATTGCTGCCTCTAATTCAACCCTGGCCGATTCCATTAATGGCGAGTGGAAAGCTCCGCCAACTTTGAGTTTTAAAGCCCGTTTGGCACCAGCGGCCAGCAATTTTTCGCAAGCTTCGTCAATCCCTTCAATACTGCCGGAAATAACCAACTGGCCCGGGCAGTTATAGTTTGCCGTTACCACCACGCCGGTAGCGCGTTGACATATGTCTTCTACTGTAAAGTCATCCAACCCTAATATGGCAGCCATGGTTGATGGTTGTAATTCGCAAGCTTTTTGCATGGCATTGGCACGTGCGGCCACCAAACGCAAGCCATCTTCAAACGATAATGCACCGGCAGCAACCAGGGCCGAAAACTCGCCAAGGGAGTGGCCGGCAACCATATCCGGTTTAAAGTCGTCGCCCAACACGGTAGCTAAAATAACCGAGTGTAAAAATATAGCCGGCTGGGTAACGTTTGTTTGAACCAAATCTTCGGCTGTGCCATCAAACATCACATCGGTAATCCTGAAGCCCAATATTTCATTGGCCTTTTCAAATAACTCATGTGCTTTATCCGATTGCTCGTAAAGATCTTTGCCCATACCCGGGAATTGGGCGCCCTGCCCTGGAAAAATATATGCTTTCATTTAGCCCCCTAACCCCCTAAAGGGGGAATTTTATGTTTATAATTATTGCTTATCAACCCTTCCTGCTCCCCCTTTAGGGGGCCGGGGGGCTCAACTTAATTTCGAACTTATTAAATTTAAAAATTCGGTGCGGGTTTTTTCTTTCAAAAACTCGCCTGTAAAAGCCGATGTGGTGGTTACCGAGTTTTGCTTTTGCACACCGCGCATGCTCATGCACAAGTGGCGGCATTCAATAACTATTCCTACACCAACCGGGTTAAGCGTTTCCTGTATACAATCACGAATTTCGTTGGTTAAGCGCTCCTGCACCTGCAGCCTGCGGGCAAAAGCATCAACTACGCGTGGTATTTTGCTTAGCCCAACCACGTAGCCGTTAGGAATATAGGCAATGTGTGCCTTTCCGAAAAAAGGCAGCATGTGGTGCTCGCACATCGAGTATACTTCAATATCTTTTACAATTACCATCTGGCTGTATTCTTCTTTGAACATGGCCGAATTCAAAATGCTTTTAGCGTCCAGGTCATAGCCATGGGTTAAAAACAGCATTGCCTTGGCTATCCGTTCAGGTGTTTTTAACAGTCCTTCTCTTTGAGGATTTTCGCCAATTTGTTTTAAAACATCAAGGTAATGGGCCGATAGGTTTTCAATCAGTTGCGGGTTATACCTGTCTATTTTGGTGTAACCGTCAATATCATCATCGCGGTCGGGGATGTGGTTTTTATCAATCATTTTATCTGGTTATCCGCCAAAATATTCCGCGGAATTATTTTCAGTTTCATATAGTTTTACCGAGTGTAAAAACACCCCCTCATAAGCCTCAATTGGCGCCTTAAGCTGATTAAAAATCTCGATGCAAAGTAACTCCGTTGATGCCATTTTACCCGCCATGAATTCAACATCTAAATTGATGTTTTTATGATCAAGCTTTTCAATAACATGCTCGTTAATAATAACCTTAAGCTCTTTCAAGTCCATCAGATAGCCCGTTGCGTGGGTAACTTCGCCCTTAACCGTTACAAATAAATTGTAATTATGACCATGCCAGTTGGGGTTGGCGCATTTGCCAAATACCTCATTGTTTTTTTCAGCGCTCCATTCCTCACGGTACATCCGGTGAGCGGCATTAAAATGTTCTTTGCGCGTTATATGTATCATCATAATAATAAGTGGGTGCAAATATACAAAACAAAAACAGGCCAGTTGTTTTATATTCGTGGTCAAAAAACTGTAAATAATAAAAGGTACAAAAGCAATATGCTCATATTAGTTGTTGCCGCAACGGCGCCCGAAGTTGAACCATTGGCCAAATACTTCGGGAATAAAATAGATGTATTAATAACCGGCGCCGGCATGGTTCCTACAGCCTTTGCCCTGGGGCGTCTTTTTGCCCATAATAAATATGACCTGGTAATAAATTTAGGCATCGCAGGCAGCTTTGACAAAAGCATTGAACCTGGCTTTGTAGTAGAAGTAACCGACGATACCTTTGCTGAAACCGGTGCAGAAGACGACGAAAAGTTTATACCCATGAACGTTTTGGGCTTTGGCGAGGTTACCTATAAACCAACAACCTCATTAGACGAGGTTGAAAGCAATTTCTATTTAAAAAAAGCCAGGGCCATTACGGTAAATACTGTTCATGGCAATGATACATCTATCAAAAAGGTGCAGGAGCGCTTAAACCCGCAACTGGAAAGCATGGAAGGCGCGGCTTTTTTTTATGCCTGCCGGCAGGTTAACGCGCGCTGTATCCAAATCAGGGCAGTGTCAAATTTCGTCGAAAAACGCAATCGTGATAACTGGCAGATAGGGCTTGCCATAAAAAATCTGAATACCTTTGCTATCGACCTGATTGACGCAATCATTAAGCTTTAATGACGGGTTAGGTTTTACGTTTGACGTAGTACGTTATACGTGAAACTTCAAAAACGCAAGCAGAGGTTTTACGTTTGACGTTATACGTTATACGTACCCTTTTTTAACGTATAACGTAACACGTACAACTTATAACGTAAATGAAACTAACTCTCGGTTTTTCGCCCTGCCCCAATGATACTTTTATTTTTGATGCCCTAATTCACCA is drawn from Mucilaginibacter ginsenosidivorax and contains these coding sequences:
- a CDS encoding sensor histidine kinase; this encodes MTTPGKIRVLLTLIGIGLLFTAIFIQKTYTPVNNLDQSALALEANLHKKEAYIGKLLKDKEQVNKFKTLADNDQEAINRIEEFTTKRNTWFITAYNNHLSFWSGIKVLPDSIGNIHEGNSFIRQPNGYYEAIRKTEGAFSVIFFIPVKINYSFTNQYLQNTFAKDLITTDNIELTDLGDKNAYDVHSINNDYLFSVKQKASSVNYAFIYYQAVFWILTIITLCILIHNICCHMAAKGYAWLSVVFLGLYIILFRIVNLYYHLPDFRGMLKLFDPAIFHSGVLYPSFGDLCINLLCVFWFVAFIYLQRRRLFTAVYKNSIGYFIVAGCILLLIGLSTSLLRLFYDLVIHAGINFNVNNVLGLSSFSILGVLMLCFSFLIFYLVDEVVLFICLKLDVPKLHQLLLLVVGVVISTVVFAHHYDFSLFYLLWMLLVVMRAFGFIYQGGKLTTSAFLGVLLICSLISAIKLNHFEGIKEEAVRKKLLQRLGDPIDHYAENAFIKIEKRILVDTTIVRYFKENIHNNEYLLTRFQKLYFDGYLSKYVIKIHEYDASDQPLANDDIPITGFKDQVVYNSYKVVPTSYFYRGTASFGRQSYFAILPIKNGNKQLGTLAIEFTSKPVQVLGAFPDLLIEGSLQSEDEFKDYSYAYYYDNRLQSQRGSYVYTLNNPDFKGVLKSYITKTTRFNNPEWYNTFTKYDHLIYKPNKRNIIVVSKETNPLYNGVASITFFFMALLVFSAIIIIARGVWVRVRILSIKDDKIRWKFRINFDKVLYRTRIQFVMIFAVVVTLIVVGFITFVSIGRQYHEQQDKQIRDKITRIAETFQTGALNRYIYNVNEKNQVDFNVLAETYSTDLILFDTNGVPLVTTQPKMYEAGLVAKKMNSRAFIYLSRLQKTEFVNDEKIGELSYKAAYAPIVSSGQKVIAYIQLPYFSNEADYKQRISSLLNVMINVYALVFIAIGLLAIIIARQITAPLSFIQETLSKTIYGKKNEPIKWQRNDEIGALVKEYNKMISALENSATRLAQSERESAWREMAKQVAHEIKNPLTPLKLGLQLLDKSWRDKDPKFDQKFERFSKSFVEQIESLSSIASEFSAFAKMPDTRIEQLNVFEMLNQAVTIFKQMDNIHIVYQLPEAPFMINADKDQLLRCFNNLLKNAIEATPADRNGLININYLITSKNVLLTIKDNGNGIPENMREKIFEPNFTTKSSGTGLGLAFVKNSIENANGKVWFETTIGVGTTFYLSFPSA
- the fabD gene encoding ACP S-malonyltransferase, yielding MKAYIFPGQGAQFPGMGKDLYEQSDKAHELFEKANEILGFRITDVMFDGTAEDLVQTNVTQPAIFLHSVILATVLGDDFKPDMVAGHSLGEFSALVAAGALSFEDGLRLVAARANAMQKACELQPSTMAAILGLDDFTVEDICQRATGVVVTANYNCPGQLVISGSIEGIDEACEKLLAAGAKRALKLKVGGAFHSPLMESARVELEAAIVATEIKAPVCPIYQNIDAKPYTDPAVIKQNLIAQLTGAVRWTQTVKHMLEDGATSFTEVGPGNVLQGLVKKVDRAIVTQSAVIPQ
- the folE gene encoding GTP cyclohydrolase I FolE, with the translated sequence MIDKNHIPDRDDDIDGYTKIDRYNPQLIENLSAHYLDVLKQIGENPQREGLLKTPERIAKAMLFLTHGYDLDAKSILNSAMFKEEYSQMVIVKDIEVYSMCEHHMLPFFGKAHIAYIPNGYVVGLSKIPRVVDAFARRLQVQERLTNEIRDCIQETLNPVGVGIVIECRHLCMSMRGVQKQNSVTTTSAFTGEFLKEKTRTEFLNLISSKLS
- a CDS encoding 6-pyruvoyl trahydropterin synthase family protein, whose product is MIHITRKEHFNAAHRMYREEWSAEKNNEVFGKCANPNWHGHNYNLFVTVKGEVTHATGYLMDLKELKVIINEHVIEKLDHKNINLDVEFMAGKMASTELLCIEIFNQLKAPIEAYEGVFLHSVKLYETENNSAEYFGG
- the mqnB gene encoding futalosine hydrolase, translated to MLILVVAATAPEVEPLAKYFGNKIDVLITGAGMVPTAFALGRLFAHNKYDLVINLGIAGSFDKSIEPGFVVEVTDDTFAETGAEDDEKFIPMNVLGFGEVTYKPTTSLDEVESNFYLKKARAITVNTVHGNDTSIKKVQERLNPQLESMEGAAFFYACRQVNARCIQIRAVSNFVEKRNRDNWQIGLAIKNLNTFAIDLIDAIIKL